The Kitasatospora paranensis genome has a window encoding:
- a CDS encoding SCO family protein, with translation MRKESSSSAYQGSVLSKHFDKPDLVLSDTSGQPFDLRKQTAGHATLLFFGYTSCPDVCPTTMGDIGVAMAKLPADEQKKIDVVFVSTDPVRDTPKVLRTWLDSMGKGFIGLTGDLAKVKAAARPLGVVVQDPVVNADGTVSSAHGAQVLAFLPQDDKAHLLWLGSSTVETYAHDLALLAKGVPA, from the coding sequence GTGCGCAAGGAGAGCAGCAGCTCCGCGTACCAGGGCAGCGTGCTCAGCAAGCACTTCGACAAGCCCGACCTGGTGCTCAGCGACACCTCCGGGCAGCCCTTCGACCTGCGCAAGCAGACCGCCGGGCATGCCACGCTCCTGTTCTTCGGCTACACCAGCTGCCCCGACGTCTGCCCGACCACCATGGGCGACATCGGCGTGGCGATGGCCAAGCTCCCGGCCGACGAGCAGAAGAAGATCGACGTCGTCTTCGTCTCCACCGACCCCGTGCGGGACACGCCGAAGGTGCTGCGCACCTGGCTCGACTCGATGGGCAAGGGCTTCATCGGGCTCACCGGTGACCTCGCCAAGGTGAAGGCGGCCGCCCGGCCGCTCGGCGTCGTCGTGCAGGACCCGGTGGTCAACGCGGACGGCACGGTCAGCTCGGCGCACGGTGCCCAGGTGCTCGCCTTCCTCCCCCAGGACGACAAGGCTCACCTGCTGTGGCTGGGCAGCAGCACCGTCGAGACGTACGCCCACGACCTCGCGCTGCTCGCGAAGGGCGTGCCGGCGTGA
- a CDS encoding ATP-binding protein: protein MDIWWTLHLKRDPASVPLARRILLGAMDTAGVDPQIAFDLGVALTEACANAVEHAVTGRPDDGFQVTAAIAGDRLRIEVVDSGPGLPPIAPPVPAAAPEPRRTPPSPPAQVRPDTRRCLTRRGRATLPAPVGRGLPRRPARPGPYDMHVLPAGRPVPVRTPDPEALPDLAGESGRGLFLIHALTDHVQLRNHPLRGAIVSFDKILKWQDDALLQAAS from the coding sequence GTGGACATCTGGTGGACTCTGCACCTCAAGCGGGACCCGGCCAGCGTGCCGCTCGCCCGCCGCATTCTGCTCGGCGCCATGGACACCGCCGGGGTCGACCCGCAGATCGCCTTCGACCTCGGGGTCGCCCTCACGGAGGCGTGCGCCAACGCGGTGGAGCACGCCGTCACCGGCCGCCCCGACGACGGCTTCCAGGTCACCGCCGCGATCGCCGGTGACCGGCTGCGGATCGAGGTCGTCGACTCCGGGCCGGGGCTGCCGCCGATCGCCCCGCCGGTGCCCGCCGCGGCCCCCGAGCCGCGCCGCACTCCGCCGTCGCCGCCCGCGCAGGTCCGCCCGGACACCCGCCGGTGCCTTACCCGCCGCGGCCGGGCCACCCTGCCCGCCCCGGTCGGCCGGGGGCTGCCCCGCCGTCCGGCCCGGCCCGGCCCCTACGACATGCACGTGCTGCCCGCCGGCCGGCCCGTCCCGGTGCGCACCCCCGATCCGGAGGCGCTGCCCGACCTCGCCGGCGAGTCCGGCCGCGGCCTCTTCCTGATCCACGCCCTCACCGACCACGTGCAGTTGCGCAACCACCCGCTGCGCGGGGCCATCGTGAGCTTCGACAAGATCCTCAAGTGGCAGGACGACGCTCTGCTGCAGGCCGCCTCCTGA
- a CDS encoding YcnI family protein, producing the protein MRTTPARRIALGAAVTAAAVVALAGPASAHVTVQPGNAPQGSYSVVAFRVPDESDTAATVKVEVSLPMDHPVASVRVQPLPGWTATLEKSKLDKPLTSHGQNITEAVSKITWTADATGKIAPGQFQDFRVSLGALPSDTDKLTFKALQTYDNGDVVRWIEEAKDGQPEPAKPAPVLTLTKAAAATASAAPAADHHAGGSSDGTSAQASAAGDDSTARTLGVVGIVVGVIGAALGVAGLRRKSSGTAS; encoded by the coding sequence ATGCGTACCACTCCTGCCCGCCGGATCGCGCTCGGCGCCGCCGTGACCGCTGCCGCCGTCGTCGCGCTGGCCGGCCCCGCCTCCGCGCACGTGACCGTCCAGCCGGGCAACGCCCCGCAGGGCAGCTACTCCGTCGTGGCGTTCCGGGTGCCGGACGAGAGCGACACCGCCGCCACCGTGAAGGTGGAGGTCAGTCTGCCGATGGACCACCCGGTCGCGTCGGTGCGGGTCCAGCCGCTGCCGGGCTGGACGGCCACCCTGGAGAAGTCCAAGCTCGACAAGCCGCTGACCTCGCACGGCCAGAACATCACCGAGGCCGTCTCCAAGATCACCTGGACCGCGGACGCCACCGGGAAGATCGCCCCCGGCCAGTTCCAGGACTTCCGGGTCTCGCTCGGCGCCCTGCCGTCCGACACCGACAAGCTCACCTTCAAGGCCCTCCAGACGTACGACAACGGCGACGTCGTCCGGTGGATCGAGGAGGCCAAGGACGGCCAGCCCGAGCCCGCCAAGCCGGCGCCCGTGCTGACCCTGACCAAGGCCGCCGCCGCCACGGCGTCCGCCGCGCCGGCCGCCGACCACCACGCGGGCGGCTCGTCGGACGGCACGTCCGCCCAGGCCTCCGCCGCGGGTGACGACTCCACCGCCCGTACCCTCGGCGTGGTGGGCATCGTGGTCGGCGTGATCGGCGCCGCCCTCGGCGTCGCCGGGCTGCGCCGCAAGAGCAGCGGCACCGCCTCCTGA
- a CDS encoding amidase — MTSLPSVAAALRAGDPLPAESVERLCRRIEHDDPGLRAFVPEPGRHERLAAEAAELARRFPEPADRPALFGVAVGIKDVVRVDGLPTHAGSALPPGVLAGPEASLVGRLREAGALVAGKTVTAEFAVLAPGPTRNPHDPAHTPGGSSSGSAAAVAAGLVPLAIGTQTVGSMIRPAAYCGVAGFRPTYGRMPVDGVIPHAPTLDTMGCYATDPAGLALAAAVLCDGWRPVAAAGAPVLGVPVGEYLAQARPDALAVFERTVADLGLTVRRVDPLGDFEAVRHQLRTIIRYELAQVHAELFARFGALYRPETVAAIRHGREIDRADYTAALAAREEFRRRLADVTAEQGVDAWVTPAATGPAPLGLDSTGDAVMSLPWSLAGLPAVSLPAGALGGLPLGLQLVGAEGADERLLAHAAVVGGALAA, encoded by the coding sequence ATGACGTCCCTCCCCTCGGTCGCTGCGGCGCTGCGGGCGGGTGATCCGCTGCCGGCCGAGAGCGTGGAGCGGCTGTGCCGCCGGATCGAGCACGACGATCCGGGGCTGCGGGCCTTCGTGCCGGAGCCCGGGCGGCACGAGCGGCTGGCCGCGGAGGCGGCGGAACTGGCCCGGCGCTTCCCCGAGCCGGCCGACCGGCCCGCGCTGTTCGGGGTCGCGGTCGGCATCAAGGACGTGGTGCGGGTCGACGGACTCCCCACGCACGCGGGTTCGGCCCTGCCGCCCGGTGTGCTCGCCGGGCCCGAGGCCTCGCTGGTCGGCCGGCTGCGGGAGGCCGGGGCCCTGGTCGCGGGCAAGACGGTGACCGCGGAGTTCGCGGTGCTCGCGCCCGGCCCGACCCGTAATCCGCACGACCCCGCGCACACCCCCGGCGGTTCCAGCAGCGGCTCGGCGGCCGCCGTCGCGGCCGGGCTGGTACCGCTCGCGATCGGCACCCAGACGGTCGGCTCGATGATCCGTCCTGCCGCCTACTGCGGGGTGGCGGGCTTCCGGCCGACCTACGGGCGGATGCCGGTGGACGGGGTGATCCCGCACGCGCCGACCCTCGACACGATGGGCTGCTACGCCACCGATCCCGCCGGGCTGGCGCTGGCCGCCGCGGTGCTGTGCGACGGCTGGCGGCCGGTCGCGGCGGCCGGCGCGCCGGTGCTGGGCGTGCCGGTCGGGGAGTACCTGGCGCAGGCGCGTCCGGACGCCCTCGCGGTGTTCGAACGGACCGTTGCCGACCTGGGGCTGACCGTCCGCCGGGTGGATCCGCTGGGCGACTTCGAGGCCGTCCGGCACCAGCTGCGGACGATCATCCGCTACGAGCTGGCGCAGGTGCACGCCGAGCTGTTCGCCCGCTTCGGCGCCCTCTACCGGCCGGAGACGGTGGCGGCGATCCGGCACGGCCGGGAGATCGACCGGGCCGACTACACCGCTGCGCTCGCCGCGCGCGAGGAGTTCCGCCGCCGGCTGGCCGACGTCACCGCCGAGCAGGGGGTGGACGCGTGGGTGACGCCCGCGGCCACCGGTCCGGCACCGCTGGGGCTCGACTCGACCGGCGACGCGGTGATGTCGCTGCCCTGGAGCCTCGCGGGGCTGCCCGCGGTGAGCCTGCCGGCGGGCGCGCTCGGCGGTCTCCCGCTGGGGCTGCAACTGGTCGGCGCCGAGGGCGCGGACGAGCGGCTGCTGGCCCACGCGGCCGTCGTCGGGGGCGCGCTCGCGGCATAG
- a CDS encoding FixH family protein, producing the protein MPRRVAALLAVLAAAVAVLLGGAGPAGAHAALLATDPAQGAVVATAPTAVTLTFSEGVSLAADSVRVLDPAGKAVDNGDAAHADGKNDTARVTLRSGLGNGTYTVAWRAVSEDSHPVGGAFTFSIGAPSDTSVSPTAVQGAKADGAVAFAYGTARTVAYAAFALLVGAAAFVLLCWPRGAAVRQVQRLLMTGWIALLVSTVAVLLLRGPYERGSGLAQALDLSLVRTTLDERIGTALAARLLLLAAGGVFLSLLVGQLGQENGEGGDDGEDGPDEEAGTDGSDDELAELERRAAQRPLRDARLGLGVAGAVLAVALSATWVGADHSSVGIQVPLALPLAALHLLAMALWLGGLATLLVGLRHRVPLAAVELFSTVALGSVTVLAATGVYQSWRGLGSWGALLDTSYGRLLLVKIGCVAAMVGTAWISRSWVARLRAGTAEDADGTVVRTDAVGAAAVAHADRTEAAAGDAAGSATAPADPGRQAQLARQRAARADAVDRRARDGGPARARLRRSVLVETGVAIAVLVVTTLLTNSPPGRVAQAVAATPQTPASTAPGSVPGRSTVLKLAYDTGGSTPNAKGTATVTVDPVATGPNTVRLALDDSTGKPASVPEVQLAFTLPDRDLGPLPVTLTGAGTGRWSGTAQLPLAGNWVVSVTVRSSDVDQSTATEQLKVG; encoded by the coding sequence ATGCCACGGAGAGTCGCCGCGCTGCTGGCCGTACTGGCCGCGGCCGTCGCGGTGCTGCTGGGCGGGGCCGGACCGGCCGGCGCGCACGCCGCACTGCTCGCCACCGACCCGGCGCAGGGGGCGGTCGTCGCGACCGCGCCCACCGCCGTCACCCTGACCTTCAGCGAGGGTGTCTCGCTCGCCGCCGACTCCGTCCGGGTCCTCGACCCGGCCGGCAAGGCGGTCGACAACGGGGACGCCGCCCACGCCGACGGCAAGAACGACACCGCCCGGGTCACCCTGCGCTCCGGCCTCGGCAACGGGACGTACACCGTCGCCTGGCGGGCCGTCTCGGAGGACTCCCACCCGGTGGGCGGCGCCTTCACGTTCTCCATCGGCGCCCCCTCGGACACCTCGGTGTCGCCCACCGCCGTCCAGGGCGCGAAGGCGGACGGCGCCGTCGCGTTCGCCTACGGCACGGCCCGCACGGTCGCCTACGCGGCCTTCGCCCTGCTGGTGGGGGCCGCCGCCTTCGTGCTGCTCTGCTGGCCGCGCGGCGCCGCCGTCCGGCAGGTGCAGCGGCTGCTGATGACCGGCTGGATCGCCCTGCTGGTCTCCACCGTCGCGGTGCTGCTGCTGCGCGGCCCGTACGAGCGCGGCTCCGGGCTCGCCCAGGCGCTCGACCTGTCGCTCGTCCGCACCACGCTGGACGAGCGGATCGGCACCGCCCTCGCGGCCCGGCTGCTGCTGCTCGCCGCCGGCGGCGTCTTCCTCTCCCTCCTGGTCGGGCAGCTCGGCCAGGAGAACGGCGAGGGCGGTGACGACGGCGAGGACGGCCCCGACGAGGAGGCCGGCACCGACGGGTCCGACGACGAGCTGGCCGAACTGGAACGTCGGGCCGCGCAGCGGCCGCTGCGCGACGCCCGGCTGGGCCTCGGCGTGGCCGGGGCGGTGCTGGCCGTCGCGCTCTCCGCCACCTGGGTCGGCGCCGACCACTCCTCGGTCGGCATCCAGGTGCCGCTCGCCCTGCCCCTCGCGGCCCTGCACCTGCTGGCGATGGCGCTCTGGCTGGGCGGGCTGGCCACGCTGCTGGTCGGCCTGCGGCACCGGGTGCCGCTCGCCGCGGTCGAGCTGTTCTCCACGGTGGCGCTGGGCTCGGTCACCGTGCTCGCCGCCACCGGCGTCTACCAGTCCTGGCGCGGTCTCGGCAGCTGGGGCGCACTGCTGGACACCTCCTACGGGCGCCTGCTGCTGGTCAAGATCGGCTGCGTGGCGGCGATGGTCGGCACCGCCTGGATCTCCCGCTCCTGGGTGGCCCGGCTCCGGGCCGGCACGGCGGAGGACGCCGACGGGACCGTCGTCCGGACGGACGCGGTCGGGGCCGCGGCCGTGGCACACGCCGACCGCACCGAGGCAGCAGCCGGGGACGCGGCCGGGTCGGCAACGGCCCCGGCCGATCCGGGGCGGCAGGCGCAGCTGGCCCGCCAGCGTGCCGCCCGGGCGGACGCGGTGGACCGCCGTGCCCGCGACGGCGGCCCGGCCAGGGCCAGGCTGCGCCGCTCCGTCCTGGTCGAGACCGGGGTGGCGATCGCCGTCCTGGTGGTGACCACGCTGCTGACCAACTCCCCGCCCGGACGCGTCGCCCAGGCGGTGGCCGCGACCCCGCAGACCCCGGCGTCCACCGCTCCGGGCAGCGTGCCGGGCCGCAGCACGGTGCTGAAGCTCGCGTACGACACCGGCGGCAGCACACCGAACGCCAAGGGCACCGCGACGGTCACGGTCGACCCGGTCGCCACCGGTCCGAACACCGTGCGGCTCGCGCTGGACGACAGCACCGGCAAGCCGGCCTCGGTGCCGGAGGTGCAGCTCGCCTTCACGCTCCCCGACCGCGACCTCGGGCCGCTGCCGGTGACACTCACCGGTGCGGGCACCGGCCGGTGGTCCGGCACGGCGCAGCTGCCGCTGGCCGGGAACTGGGTGGTGTCGGTGACCGTCCGCTCCTCGGACGTCGACCAGTCCACGGCGACGGAGCAGCTGAAGGTCGGCTGA
- a CDS encoding HAD family hydrolase yields MTSTGHRPVVSPGGDLPYRLVATDLDGTLLTPAETVSDRTREALAGVVAAGAQHIIVTGRSAAWARPVFDEIGYTGIAVCGQGAQVYDAGAHRLLTSLTLDRRLAAVALAKIEAEVGPLLVAANEDGLDGRVLAAPGFRLRIGTELPVEWAAAGELLANPVAKLYIQHPELGDDELADAARRLAGDLVGVVMAGPGVVELLPPGLSKATGLAVAALRLGVKGAQTIAFGDMPNDIPMFSWAAYGVAMGGAHEQLRTVADEVTAGNDADGVALVLERVFGLR; encoded by the coding sequence ATGACCTCCACCGGCCACCGCCCCGTCGTCTCCCCCGGTGGCGACCTGCCCTACCGGCTGGTCGCCACCGACCTCGACGGCACCCTGCTCACCCCCGCCGAGACGGTCTCCGACCGGACTCGCGAGGCGCTGGCGGGCGTGGTCGCCGCCGGGGCACAGCACATCATCGTCACCGGGCGCTCCGCCGCCTGGGCCCGGCCGGTGTTCGACGAGATCGGCTACACCGGCATAGCGGTCTGCGGCCAGGGCGCCCAGGTGTACGACGCCGGTGCGCACCGGCTGCTCACCTCGCTCACCCTGGACCGCCGGCTGGCCGCCGTGGCCCTGGCCAAGATCGAGGCGGAGGTCGGGCCGCTGCTGGTGGCCGCCAACGAGGACGGCCTGGACGGTCGGGTGCTGGCCGCGCCCGGCTTCCGGCTGCGGATCGGCACTGAACTGCCGGTCGAGTGGGCCGCCGCCGGGGAGCTGCTGGCGAACCCGGTCGCCAAGCTCTACATCCAGCACCCGGAGCTCGGCGACGACGAGCTGGCCGACGCGGCCCGCCGGCTGGCCGGGGACCTGGTCGGCGTGGTGATGGCCGGGCCGGGTGTGGTGGAGCTGCTGCCCCCGGGCCTGTCGAAGGCCACCGGGCTGGCCGTGGCGGCGCTGCGGCTCGGCGTGAAGGGTGCCCAGACCATCGCCTTCGGCGACATGCCGAACGACATCCCGATGTTCTCCTGGGCGGCGTACGGCGTCGCCATGGGCGGGGCCCACGAGCAGCTGCGCACGGTCGCCGACGAGGTGACCGCGGGCAACGACGCGGACGGCGTGGCCCTCGTGCTGGAACGGGTCTTCGGCCTGCGCTGA
- a CDS encoding integrase, producing MHVQLAGEPYGPERESEDFAAASAEALVLLDGSSTPDDLESGCRHGTAWYARRLGVHLLARLTDRTDRTIAQCLSDAIAETAALHGGRCDLGHPNTPAAMVVAARLHGATLEYLVLGDSLLVLHPRRGAPRVIGDNQRFPGGERLRRQVWTTVPGTAERAALYREYAQAVRAARNTGHGPWIAAATPRAAEHAETGFVPLAELRGVAALTDGAARFTDRFRLGSWSDALRLLAESGPGELIAQVRAVERTDADCTRWPRGKASDDASALYARI from the coding sequence ATGCACGTACAGCTCGCCGGAGAACCGTACGGGCCGGAGCGCGAGAGCGAGGACTTCGCCGCCGCCTCAGCCGAAGCACTGGTGCTGCTGGACGGATCCAGCACGCCCGACGACCTGGAGTCCGGGTGCCGGCACGGCACCGCCTGGTACGCGAGGAGGCTCGGCGTGCATCTGCTCGCCCGGCTGACCGACCGCACCGACCGGACGATCGCGCAGTGCCTGTCCGACGCCATCGCGGAGACCGCGGCCCTGCACGGCGGCCGCTGCGACCTCGGCCACCCCAACACCCCGGCCGCGATGGTGGTCGCCGCCCGCCTGCACGGCGCCACCCTGGAGTACCTGGTGCTGGGGGACTCGCTGCTGGTGCTGCATCCCCGGCGCGGCGCGCCGCGGGTGATCGGCGACAACCAGCGCTTCCCGGGCGGCGAGCGGCTGCGGCGGCAGGTGTGGACGACCGTCCCCGGCACCGCCGAACGGGCCGCGCTCTATCGGGAGTACGCGCAGGCCGTCCGGGCGGCCCGCAACACCGGGCACGGCCCGTGGATCGCGGCTGCCACGCCGCGGGCCGCGGAGCACGCCGAGACCGGCTTCGTGCCGCTGGCCGAACTGCGCGGGGTGGCGGCCCTGACCGACGGCGCCGCCCGCTTCACCGACCGGTTCCGGCTGGGCAGCTGGTCGGACGCGCTGCGACTGCTCGCCGAGTCCGGGCCGGGCGAGCTGATCGCCCAGGTCCGGGCCGTCGAGCGGACGGACGCCGACTGCACGCGCTGGCCGCGTGGCAAGGCGTCGGACGACGCGTCCGCGCTCTACGCCCGGATCTGA
- a CDS encoding LCP family protein: protein MSGRRAGASENDAGWWRDDAPHQDEYDRDAPYRDDAPRRPYREDALPGPRRGAAQEQPPVPRQGGRAEMRRAQQGRGGDDQPGGRADARRARKKPRSKKKIVVWVAVTTLGLVTAAGGAVYLKLSGNIKSFDGDALSKDRPAAAAPDANGHTPVNILLIGSDSRSGDNKDLGGGQDGGARSDTTILLHVYADHKHAVGVSFPRDALVDVPKCKLPNGSWTKPQTGVMFNSAFSVGNTDEGNPACTQNTVEALTNIRVDHTMVVNFEGFAAMTSAVGGVNVCLPNAIYEKDLNPNLAKKGKLLYPKGQQKVEGQAALDYVRLRHGIGDGSDIGRMKRQQAFLSSLITSIKTNGMSPTNLLPLADAATKSMTVDPGLNSPTKLISFGMGLKDIDLHNIKFLTTPWKFAGERVALLHPDVDQLWQALKADRTLDGQDASASAGASAAPSGDASASAAPTPAAVSGTGIKVGVYNGTVTAGLGTKAAAALTASDFTVTAKTNASSQDHATTLVQYGPGQKADAEQVAKLFPGSTLQSSTRAGISLVLGKDYAAGTVGAASAVPSGPLPTSVAAGARSADDDPCSNVSYG from the coding sequence ATGTCAGGCCGAAGGGCGGGTGCGTCGGAGAACGACGCCGGCTGGTGGCGCGACGACGCCCCCCACCAGGACGAGTACGACCGGGATGCTCCGTATCGGGACGACGCCCCGCGCCGGCCGTACCGTGAGGACGCCCTGCCGGGGCCCCGCCGCGGGGCCGCGCAGGAGCAGCCGCCGGTTCCGCGGCAGGGCGGCCGTGCCGAGATGCGCCGGGCCCAGCAGGGCCGCGGCGGTGACGACCAGCCGGGCGGCCGCGCGGACGCGCGGCGTGCCCGCAAGAAACCCCGCAGCAAGAAGAAGATCGTCGTCTGGGTCGCGGTCACCACGCTCGGCCTGGTCACCGCGGCCGGTGGCGCCGTCTACCTGAAGCTCAGCGGCAACATCAAGTCCTTCGACGGCGACGCCCTCAGCAAGGACCGGCCGGCCGCGGCCGCCCCCGACGCCAACGGCCACACCCCGGTCAACATCCTGCTCATCGGCTCGGACTCGCGCAGCGGCGACAACAAGGACCTGGGCGGCGGCCAGGACGGCGGCGCCCGCTCGGACACCACGATCCTGCTGCACGTCTACGCCGACCACAAGCACGCCGTCGGCGTCTCCTTCCCCCGCGACGCCCTGGTGGACGTCCCCAAGTGCAAGCTGCCCAACGGGTCGTGGACGAAGCCGCAGACCGGGGTCATGTTCAACAGCGCCTTCTCCGTCGGCAACACCGACGAGGGCAACCCCGCGTGCACCCAGAACACCGTGGAGGCGCTGACGAACATCCGCGTCGACCACACCATGGTGGTCAACTTCGAGGGCTTCGCCGCGATGACCAGCGCGGTCGGCGGCGTCAACGTCTGCCTCCCGAACGCGATCTACGAGAAGGACCTCAACCCCAACCTGGCCAAGAAGGGCAAGCTGCTCTACCCCAAGGGCCAGCAGAAGGTGGAGGGCCAGGCCGCCCTCGACTACGTCCGGCTCCGGCACGGCATCGGCGACGGCTCCGACATCGGCCGGATGAAGCGCCAGCAGGCGTTCCTCTCCTCGCTCATCACCAGCATCAAGACCAACGGCATGAGCCCGACCAACCTGCTGCCGCTCGCCGACGCCGCCACCAAGTCGATGACCGTCGACCCGGGGCTGAACTCGCCGACGAAGCTGATCTCCTTCGGCATGGGGCTGAAGGACATCGACCTGCACAACATCAAGTTCCTCACCACGCCGTGGAAGTTCGCCGGCGAGCGGGTCGCGCTGCTGCACCCCGACGTCGACCAGCTCTGGCAGGCGCTCAAGGCCGACCGGACGCTCGACGGCCAGGATGCCAGCGCCTCGGCGGGGGCCAGTGCCGCGCCCAGCGGCGACGCGAGCGCCTCCGCGGCGCCCACCCCGGCCGCCGTCAGCGGTACGGGCATCAAGGTCGGCGTCTACAACGGCACGGTGACCGCGGGCCTCGGCACCAAGGCGGCGGCCGCGCTGACCGCCTCCGACTTCACCGTGACCGCCAAGACCAACGCGTCCTCGCAGGACCACGCCACCACGCTCGTGCAGTACGGGCCCGGCCAGAAGGCCGACGCGGAGCAGGTCGCCAAGCTCTTCCCCGGGTCGACCCTGCAGTCCTCGACCAGGGCCGGCATCAGCCTGGTTCTCGGCAAGGACTACGCCGCCGGGACGGTCGGCGCGGCGTCCGCGGTGCCGTCCGGCCCGCTGCCGACCAGCGTCGCCGCCGGGGCCCGCTCGGCCGACGACGACCCCTGCTCCAACGTCTCCTACGGCTGA
- a CDS encoding DUF5302 domain-containing protein, producing MSQEAAPPAEQPEQSAAEAAPAEPDDVKAKFLAALQAKHGGRSGAAGGPGGDSKIHGTHGAAGGKRTFRRKSGG from the coding sequence ATGAGCCAGGAAGCAGCCCCACCCGCCGAGCAGCCGGAGCAGTCGGCGGCCGAGGCCGCGCCGGCGGAGCCGGACGACGTCAAGGCGAAGTTCCTCGCCGCGCTGCAGGCCAAGCACGGCGGCCGGTCCGGCGCCGCGGGCGGCCCGGGCGGGGATTCGAAGATCCACGGGACGCACGGCGCCGCCGGCGGCAAGCGCACCTTCCGCCGCAAGAGCGGCGGCTGA
- a CDS encoding copper chaperone PCu(A)C — protein sequence MSRAFRRSALIGAGLAGVLTAATIVVACGPGSGSGDTAELSVSGGYVPLPALPGGMGAGYLTVRNTGDGPDQLVRVTSPDAGSVTLHSSGVTSMSEVSSLKVPAHGALELARGGHHLMIMGWQRQPAVGDRLELDLTFAKSGTITVKVPVEPLTYRPGS from the coding sequence GTGAGCCGCGCCTTCCGCCGCAGCGCCCTGATCGGTGCCGGGCTGGCCGGCGTGCTGACGGCCGCGACGATCGTCGTGGCCTGCGGCCCGGGCTCCGGCTCCGGCGACACCGCCGAACTGAGCGTCAGCGGCGGCTACGTGCCGCTGCCCGCGCTGCCCGGCGGGATGGGCGCCGGCTACCTGACCGTCCGGAACACGGGCGACGGCCCGGACCAGCTGGTCCGCGTCACCAGCCCGGACGCCGGCTCGGTGACCCTGCACAGCTCCGGCGTCACCTCGATGAGCGAGGTGAGCAGCCTCAAGGTGCCGGCCCACGGCGCCCTGGAGCTCGCCCGCGGCGGCCACCATCTGATGATCATGGGATGGCAGCGGCAGCCGGCCGTCGGCGACCGCCTCGAACTCGACCTCACCTTCGCCAAGAGCGGCACCATCACCGTCAAGGTGCCGGTGGAACCGCTCACCTACCGACCGGGGAGCTGA
- the serS gene encoding serine--tRNA ligase, which yields MIDLRLLREDPDRVRASQRVRGEDVDVVDALLSADERRRSSGSRFDELRNEQKLLGKQVAKAQGDEKTALLQRTKELAAEVKAADAEQNEAKDEADRLLRSLANLIDPAAPVGGEEDFVTLEEIGTPRDFAAEGFEPRDHVELGQLLGAIDTERGAKVAGARSYYLTGVGALLELALVNMAMAQATAAGFTAMITPALVRPAAMDGTGFLGQAAENVYYLAEEDKYLVGTSEVPLAAYHMDEILDAGQLPLRYAGFSSCFRREAGTYGKDTRGIIRVHQFEKVEMFVYTTPEEAEAEHRRLLQWEKDFLNALELPYRVIDVASGDLGSSAARKFDIEAWIPTQGKYREVTSTSNTTEYQSRRLSIRVREDGKVRPLATLNGTLVAVPRTIVAILENHQQADGSVVVPQALRPFLGGREVIEPVRK from the coding sequence GTGATTGACCTTCGCCTGCTCCGTGAGGACCCCGACCGAGTACGCGCCTCGCAGCGCGTCCGTGGTGAGGACGTCGACGTCGTCGACGCCCTCCTCTCCGCCGACGAACGGCGCCGGTCCTCGGGCAGTCGCTTCGACGAGCTGCGCAACGAGCAGAAGCTGCTCGGCAAGCAGGTCGCCAAGGCCCAGGGCGACGAGAAGACCGCGCTGCTCCAGCGCACCAAGGAACTCGCCGCCGAGGTCAAGGCCGCCGACGCCGAGCAGAACGAGGCGAAGGACGAGGCCGACCGCCTGCTCCGCTCGCTCGCCAACCTGATCGACCCGGCCGCGCCGGTGGGCGGCGAGGAGGACTTCGTCACCCTCGAGGAGATCGGCACCCCGCGCGACTTCGCCGCCGAGGGATTCGAGCCCCGCGACCACGTGGAGCTCGGCCAGCTCCTCGGCGCGATCGACACCGAGCGCGGCGCCAAGGTCGCCGGCGCCCGCTCCTACTACCTGACCGGCGTCGGCGCGCTGCTGGAGCTCGCCCTGGTCAACATGGCGATGGCGCAGGCCACCGCCGCCGGCTTCACCGCGATGATCACCCCCGCGCTGGTCCGGCCGGCCGCCATGGACGGCACCGGCTTCCTCGGCCAGGCCGCCGAGAACGTGTACTACCTCGCCGAGGAGGACAAGTACCTCGTCGGCACCAGCGAGGTCCCGCTCGCGGCCTACCACATGGACGAGATCCTCGACGCGGGCCAGCTGCCGCTGCGCTACGCCGGCTTCTCGTCCTGCTTCCGCCGTGAGGCGGGCACCTACGGCAAGGACACCCGCGGCATCATCCGCGTCCACCAGTTCGAGAAGGTGGAGATGTTCGTCTACACCACCCCGGAGGAGGCCGAGGCGGAGCACCGCCGCCTGCTCCAGTGGGAGAAGGACTTCCTCAACGCGCTGGAGCTGCCGTACCGGGTGATCGACGTCGCCTCCGGCGACCTCGGCTCGTCGGCCGCGCGCAAGTTCGACATCGAGGCGTGGATCCCCACCCAGGGCAAGTACCGCGAGGTCACGTCGACCTCCAACACCACCGAGTACCAGTCGCGGCGGCTCTCCATCCGGGTCCGCGAGGACGGCAAGGTGCGCCCGCTGGCCACGCTGAACGGCACCCTCGTCGCCGTCCCGCGCACCATCGTGGCGATCCTGGAGAACCACCAGCAGGCCGACGGCTCGGTCGTGGTGCCCCAGGCGCTGCGGCCCTTCCTCGGCGGCCGCGAAGTGATCGAGCCCGTCCGCAAGTGA